The window GTGCCGCGGGACTGGGCCGGGGAGTCCGCGGCGCGGGTCGCCGGCTGACGCACCGCTGAGCGGGAAACCCTTCTTCACCAAGGGTGAGCGCCCGTGTCGAGTATTGACACGGCCCGCTCGGAGGGTGTGAGATCTGTCCCTATAGATAGGAAACTTTCCTAACTATTGACCCGTGGTCCGCCGACCATCCGCCCGGTCACCCCCTGTCCCCAACCCACGCAGGAGGCTCCCAGTGGCACCCCGTCCACCGTGGCGCGCGGTACTGGCCGGCACCGCCGTCGCGGCGCTCGGCCTCACCGCACTCAGTCCGGTAAGCGCTTTCGCAGTATCATCCGGGGCCGCGCCCCGGACCCCGGCCGGGGGACAAGCCCCCCTGGACCCCCCAAAAGCGGCGGCGGACACCGACTACGAATCCGAGAACGCCGTGATCTCCCAGGGCGTCGTCGAATCGAACCACGCCGGCTACTCCGGCACCGGGTTCGTCAACTTCGACAACGTCGCCGGCAGCTACGTCGAATACTCCGTGAACGCCGCGCAGGCGGGCACGCACACGCTGACCTTCCGCTACGCCAACGGAACCGCCGACAACCGGCCGGTGAAGCTGCTCGTCGACGGCGGCGACAAGGGCACCCTCGACTTCCCCGGCACCGGCGCGTGGACGACGTGGCAGACCGTCAGCGCGAACGTGCAGCTGACCGCCGGGGTCAACAAGATCCGCACCACGGCGACCACCGCCAACGGCGGCCCGAACGCGGACAAGCTCACCGACACCTTCATCTCGCCGACCGACGGCGAACCGCCGACACCGCCGTCGAACCTCAAGGCGACCACCATCCTCCCGACCGCGGCGACCTTCACCTGGACCGCCGCGACCGACAACGTCGGCGTCGTGCGCTACGAGATCAACCGCGGCGGCAACATCCTCAAGACGGTCGACGGCACCACGACCAGCGCGACCGTCGACAACCTCACCCCGAACACCGCCTACGACATCTCGGTCGGCGCGTACGACGCCGCCGGCAACCCGTCGCAGCAGAGCAACGTGGTCACCTTCACCACCCCGCCGAGCGACGACACCACCCCGCCGACCGTGCCGGGAAACCTGCGCTCCACCGGCGTCACCGCGAACAGCGTTTCCCTGGCGTGGAACGCTTCCACCGACAACGGCGGCACGATCGCGGGCTACGACGTCTACCAGGGCACCACGAAGGTCGCGACCACGACGTCCCTCGCGGCGACGGTCACCGACCTGGACCCGAGCACGTCGTACACCTTCACGGTCAAGGCGCGCGACCCCGACGGCAACAGCTCCGCGGCGAGCAACGCGGTCACCGCCAAGACGAGCGCGCCGGGCGGCGCCGGGGGCATCCCGGAGTACGACAAGGACATCGCGAAGGTCGACCTCGCCTGGGCGGTGGACTTCCTGCCGAACGGCAACGCGCTGGTGACCGAGCGGGACCGGTTCGAGATCCTCTTGGTGACGCCGTCCGGCCAGAAGACCACGCTGGGCACGGTGCCGGGCGCGGTCGGCACCAACGGCGAAGGCGGCCTGCTCGGCTTGGCGATCTCGCCGAACTGGGCGTCCGACCACGCGATCTACGTCTACCACACGGCTTCCGGTGACAACCGGATCGTGAAGATGACCTACGACGGCACCACGCTGTCGTCGACGTCGACGCCGGTGCTCACCGGGATCGCGAAGAACCGCTACCACAACGGCGGCCGGATCAAGTTCGGCCCGGACGGCAAGCTGTACGCCACCGTGGGCGACGCGAAGAACAGCGACAACGCGCAGAACAAGAGCTCGCTCAACGGGAAGATCCTGCGGCTCAACCCGGACGGCTCGGCGCCGAGCGACAACCCGTTCTACGCCACCGGCGGCAACGCGCGGTACGTCTGGAGCTACGGCCACCGCAACCCGCAGGGCCTGGCCTGGGACTCCCGCGGCCAGCTGTGGGCGGCGGAGTTCGGCGAGAGCAGCCAGGACGAGCTCAACCTGATCCAGAAGGGCGGCAACTACGGCTGGCCGAGCTGCGAAGGCACGCAGGGCAGCTGCAGCGGCTTCATCGCGCCGAAGAAGACCTGGCCGACGTCGCAGGCGGGGCCGTCCGGGATCGAGATCGTCAACGACTGGATCTACATCGCCGGCGTCACCGGCGAGCAGCTGTTCGCCACGCAGATCAACGCCGCCGGCACCGGCGTCGGCACGGTGTCGACGCTGTTCTCCGGCCGGTGGGGCCGGCTGCGCTCGGTCACGAAGACCCCGGACGGCGGGCTGTGGCTGACGTCGACGAACAACGACAAGAACGGCGGCACGCCGTCGGTGCTGGACAACGTGATCGTGCGGCTGAAGTTCCCCGGCGGCGCCACGCCGGGTGGCTTCAAGCTGACCAGCACCGCCTTCGCGGACAACGCGACCATCCCGGACAAGTACACCTGCGCCGGCGACGGCACGGCGGGCCAGGACCCGTCGCCGCCGCTCGCGTGGGGCGCGTCCACCGGCGCGAAGGGCTACGCCGTCGTGCTCGCCGACGTGGCCAACAACGGCGACAAGCTGCACTGGGCGATCTGGGACGTCCCGGCGTCGGCTCGCTCGCTGCCGGAAGGGCTCGGGGCGGGGTACACCGTCCCGAACCAGGGTGGCGCGAAGCAGAAGGCCATGGGCAGCGGGGCGACCGCGCAGCAGTTCTTCGGCCCCTGCCCGGGCGGGTCCAGCCACCCGTACACGTTCACGCTCTACGCCTTGAACACCGCGACGGTCCCCGGCCTGAGCTCGTCCTCGACGATGGCCCAGATCGAAACGGCGATCAAGGCCGCGTCGACGGCGAGCGTCGTGCTGCACGGCAAGTCCAGCGCGGCGGCCTAGAAGCCGCGGCAGGGGTGACCGGAGCGGCGCCGGTCACCCCTGCCGCCCTACTGCGTCCCCGCCACGCGGCGGAGGTGCGCGTCGACGTCGAAGCCGTGTTCCTCCAGGCGGCGCCGGGCGAGCAGGAGCTCGTCGGGGGTGAACAGGTCCGCGTACTCCTCGCGCAGCATCGTCGCCTCGGAGCTGCGGCCGAGCTGGTTCTTCTCCCAGAGGACGGTGAAGCCGCCGGCGGTCCCGGCACCGCGCAGCAGCAGGCGGGCCGCCTCGACGCCGCCGTGCTCGCGGACCATGCGCTCGAACTGGGCCGGCCGGTAGCCGTAGTCCTTGGCGAGGACCTGGCAGCCGTCGAGGAGATCCTCGGTGAACCGCGCGGCGAGTCGGGGATCGGCAGCGGCTGGTTCGGGCATGGGACACCTCTCGACGGGACGGCTTCCCTGATTAATCGCGAACGGCACCGGTTTCGCTACGCCCTTCGAGAAAAGTTTCGCCGAGAGACACTCTCCGTGGTCTTGAACGCCGGACAACCGCCGCGGCCCCGGCCAGGATGGCCGCCATGCGCACCGTGGCGCACGGCGACGTCCAAGTCCACTATGGACAGCGCTACGTCCATAGCAAGGACGGCGAGCCGTTCGACGGCGACCTGCGGGCGTGCTTCGCCGAGGCACGCAGTGTGCGACCGGTGATCTTCGCCGAGGCTGCGGATGCCTGCCGTCCGGGTTACCAGCCGAACAAGCCCGCCATGATGCGGGCGCAGCGGGCCGTCATCGCCACCGCGTCCTCGTCCGGGCGGTCGATCCACCAGCTGATCAGCGAGTCGACCACGCCCGTCCACACCTGGGCGATCGCTTCGATGTCGACCGGGTCGGCCAGGCCGCGCGAGGTCATCAGCTGCGTCGCGCCCAGCAGGGCGAACGCGTCCAGGCGGCGCCGGTAGTCCGCCGCCGCGGCCGCGATGTCACCGCGGCCGGGCACCGTCTCGTCGCGCAGGAGGCGCCACGCGTAGCGGTCGTGGTCGAACGTCGTGAAGACCGCCGCGAGCACCTTCAACGGCATCTGGTCGGGCTCGCCACCGGCCGCCATGGTCGTCGCGACGCCTTCGGTGAGCCGGTCGCCCGCGCGGTGCAGGCAGGCCAGGTAGAGCCCGTCCTTCGAGCCGAAGTACTGGTACAGCAACGGCTTCGTGACCCCGACCCGCCGCGCGATCTCGACCATCGACGCGCCCGCGTACCCCGCGCGGCCGAACTCCTCGGTGCCGGCCACGACGAGCTGGGCCTCGCGCTCTTCGCGGGGCATCCCCTTGGTCCCGACCGCCCTTGACTCCGTCACGCGGAAGAGCCTACCGTGCGTAAAGTGACCCTAGGGTAAGTTACCGTCAGGTCAGATCAGAGGAGGCGACGTGGCCGAGTTCCTGGCGCACCTGCGCGACCCCGTGCTGTTCGCGGTTCCGGTGTTCCTGCTGTTCGTGGCGATCGAGGTCGTCGCGGTGCACGTGCTCGGGCACGACGACGACGTCGTCGGCTACAGCGTCGCCGACACGCGCACGAGCATGCTGATGGGCGCCGTCGCGGTCGGCGTCAACGCGCTGTTCCGGCTGGTCATGCTGGTCGTGTTCGCCGCGCTGTTCGAGCTGGCGCCGGTGCGGTTCGACCCGCGCGACTGGTGGACGTGGGTGCTCATGCTGCTCGGCCAGGAACTCGTCTTCTACGCCTACCACCGCGCCAGCCACCGGGTGCGGCTGCTGTGGGCGGGCCACCAGGTGCACCACTCCAGCGAGCACTACAACTTCTCGACGGCGCTGCGCCAGAAGTGGACACCGTACTTCCAGCTGCCGTTCTGGTCGGTGCTCGCGCTGTGCGGGATCCCGCCGTGGATGATCCTGACCGGCCTGTCGATCGACCTCGTCTACCAGTTCTTCGTGCACACCGAGAAGGTCGGCAAGCTGCCGCGCTGGTTCGAGTACGTCTTCAACACCCCGTCCCACCACCGCGTCCACCACGGCAGCGACGCCGAGTACCTGGACGCCAACTACGGCGGCATCCTCATCATCTGGGACCGGCTGTTCGGCAGCTTCGTGCCCGAAGGCAAGCGGCCGACGTACGGGCTGACGACGAACATCGGCACGTACCACCTGCTCCGGGTCGGCTTCCACGAGTACGGCTCGATCCTGCGCGACCTCCGCACGGCCCGGACGTGGCGCGAGCGCGCGGGGTACGTGTTCGGGCCGCCGGGGTGGCAGCCTGCCGCAACCCGCGCGCTCGCGCCCGCGGAGTGACCTAGGCGGTGTCCTGCAGGGT of the Amycolatopsis sp. NBC_01488 genome contains:
- a CDS encoding TetR/AcrR family transcriptional regulator, translating into MTESRAVGTKGMPREEREAQLVVAGTEEFGRAGYAGASMVEIARRVGVTKPLLYQYFGSKDGLYLACLHRAGDRLTEGVATTMAAGGEPDQMPLKVLAAVFTTFDHDRYAWRLLRDETVPGRGDIAAAAADYRRRLDAFALLGATQLMTSRGLADPVDIEAIAQVWTGVVDSLISWWIDRPDEDAVAMTARCARIMAGLFGW
- a CDS encoding sterol desaturase family protein, coding for MAEFLAHLRDPVLFAVPVFLLFVAIEVVAVHVLGHDDDVVGYSVADTRTSMLMGAVAVGVNALFRLVMLVVFAALFELAPVRFDPRDWWTWVLMLLGQELVFYAYHRASHRVRLLWAGHQVHHSSEHYNFSTALRQKWTPYFQLPFWSVLALCGIPPWMILTGLSIDLVYQFFVHTEKVGKLPRWFEYVFNTPSHHRVHHGSDAEYLDANYGGILIIWDRLFGSFVPEGKRPTYGLTTNIGTYHLLRVGFHEYGSILRDLRTARTWRERAGYVFGPPGWQPAATRALAPAE
- a CDS encoding PQQ-dependent sugar dehydrogenase, with the translated sequence MAPRPPWRAVLAGTAVAALGLTALSPVSAFAVSSGAAPRTPAGGQAPLDPPKAAADTDYESENAVISQGVVESNHAGYSGTGFVNFDNVAGSYVEYSVNAAQAGTHTLTFRYANGTADNRPVKLLVDGGDKGTLDFPGTGAWTTWQTVSANVQLTAGVNKIRTTATTANGGPNADKLTDTFISPTDGEPPTPPSNLKATTILPTAATFTWTAATDNVGVVRYEINRGGNILKTVDGTTTSATVDNLTPNTAYDISVGAYDAAGNPSQQSNVVTFTTPPSDDTTPPTVPGNLRSTGVTANSVSLAWNASTDNGGTIAGYDVYQGTTKVATTTSLAATVTDLDPSTSYTFTVKARDPDGNSSAASNAVTAKTSAPGGAGGIPEYDKDIAKVDLAWAVDFLPNGNALVTERDRFEILLVTPSGQKTTLGTVPGAVGTNGEGGLLGLAISPNWASDHAIYVYHTASGDNRIVKMTYDGTTLSSTSTPVLTGIAKNRYHNGGRIKFGPDGKLYATVGDAKNSDNAQNKSSLNGKILRLNPDGSAPSDNPFYATGGNARYVWSYGHRNPQGLAWDSRGQLWAAEFGESSQDELNLIQKGGNYGWPSCEGTQGSCSGFIAPKKTWPTSQAGPSGIEIVNDWIYIAGVTGEQLFATQINAAGTGVGTVSTLFSGRWGRLRSVTKTPDGGLWLTSTNNDKNGGTPSVLDNVIVRLKFPGGATPGGFKLTSTAFADNATIPDKYTCAGDGTAGQDPSPPLAWGASTGAKGYAVVLADVANNGDKLHWAIWDVPASARSLPEGLGAGYTVPNQGGAKQKAMGSGATAQQFFGPCPGGSSHPYTFTLYALNTATVPGLSSSSTMAQIETAIKAASTASVVLHGKSSAAA